The Amycolatopsis jiangsuensis nucleotide sequence CAGGTAGGACTCCACATAGGTGAAGCCATTGGCGAGGGTGAACGCCAGCTGCGAAATCGGGTTCGCGCCGGCCTCGGCGATGTGATATCCGGAAATCGACACCGAGTAGAAGTTCCGTACACCGTGCTCGATGAACCATTCCTGGATATCGGCCATCATGCGCAGGCTGAATTCGGTGGAGAAAATGCAGGTGTTCTGCCCCTGGTCCTCCTTGAGGATGTCCGCCTGCACGGTCCCGCGCACGTTCTTCAGCGCCCACTCGCGCAGTTCGCCCGCCTCGGCCTCGTCCGGTTCGCGATCGTGCTCGGCGCGGAACTCCGCCAGTTTCTGGTCGATCGCGGTGTTCAGGAAGAACGCGAGAATGGTCGGCGCCGGACCGTTGATCGTCATCGACACCGAGGTGCTCGGCGCGGTGAGATCGAAACCGTCGTAGAGCACCTTCATGTCGTCCAGCGACGCGATGGAGACGCCGGACGTGCCGACCTTGCCGTAGATGTCCGGCCGGGTGGCCGGATCGTGGCCGTAGAGGGTGACCGAGTCGAACGCGGTGGACAGCCGCTTGGCCTCGGAATCGGACGACAGCAGCTTGAACCGGCGGTTGGTGCGGAACGGATCACCCTCGCCGGCGAACATCCGCGCCGGGTCCTCCCCCTCGCGCTTGAACGGGAAAACGCCCGCGGTGTACGGGAAGTAGCCGGGCAGGTTCTCCCGCCGCAGGAACGACAGCAGCTCCCCGGTCTCGGTGTACCGCGGCAGCGCGACCCGGGGGATCCGGTTGCCGGACAAGGTGTCGCGCCACAGCTGGGTGCGCAGCTCGCGGTCGCGGACCTTCACCACCAGCTCCTCGCCGCGGTACTCCTCGGCGAGCGCGTGGAACCGTTCGAGCAGCTTTGTCGACTCGCCGTCCACATCGGACTCGGCGGCGGCGAGCAGGCCGTCCAGCGCGTCCGTGCTCGCGTCCACTTCGGACAGCGCGGTCCTGGCTTCGGCCAGGTGCTCACGCTTGCGGAGCGCCGCGACCTGCTTGCCGGTCTGCGTGTGGTAGTCGCGCACGGTGTCCGCGATCTCCGCGAGGTAGCGCGCGCGGTTGCCCGGGATGACCGTGCTCGCGTCCGTGGACACCTTGCCCGACACCGCGGGCAGCACGCCCGCCGAGACCGAAAGGCCACGTTCGGCGAGCACGTCACGCAGATGCTGGTACAACGCGGTCACGCCGTCGTCGTTGAACTTCGCCGCGCTCGTGCCGTAGACCGGCATGTCCTCCGGGGCGGAACCGAACGCCTCCCGGTTGCGCACCAGCTGGCGGGCGACGTCACGGCGGGCGTCCTCGGCACCGCGGCGCTCGAACTTGTTGATCGCGACGACGTCGGCGAAGTCGAGCATGTCGATCTTCTCCAGCTGTGACGCGGCGCCGAACTCCGGCGTCATCACGTACAGCGATTCGTCGACGTGGTCGACGATGCCGGCGTCACCCTGGCCGATACCGGGGGTCTCCACGATCACCAGGTCGTAGCCGGCGGCCTTGCAGGCGAGGACGGATTCCTGCAGTCCCGCCGGGATCTCGCCGGCGGTGGTGCGGGTGGCCAGCGAGCGGAAGTACACCGGCGAGCCGTCCAGGCAGTTCATCCGGATCCGGTCGCCGAGCAGCGCGCCACCGCCCTTGCGTCGCGACGGGTCCACGGCCAGCACCGCGATCCGCAGCTTGTCCTCCTGGTCGAGGCGGAACCGGCGGATCAGCTCGTCGGTGAGCGAGGACTTGCCGGACCCGCCGGTGCCGGTGATGCCGAGGACCGGCACGGGCCGCTGCTCCGCGGCCTCGGTGATCGCCGCACGCCAGTCGGCGGGCAGGTTCTCCCGCTGCAGCTGCGTGATCACCCGGGCGAGCGCGGGCACCTCACCGGACAGCAGCTTGTCGACCGAGGCGGGCGGCTGCGTGGAAAGATCGCTGTCGCAGGCCTCGATCATCGAGTTGATCATGCCCGGCAGGCCCATCTCGTAGCCGTCCTCGGGCGAGAAGATCCGGGCGACGCCGCGCGAGTGCAGCAGCTCGATCTCCTCGCGCACGATCACGCCGCCCCCGCCGCCGAACACCTTGATGTGCCCGGCCCCGCGTTCGTTCAGCAGCTCGACGAGGTAGCTGAAGTACTCGACGTGCCCGCCCTGGTAGGCGGAAATGGCGACGCCCTGCACGTCCTCGGCGATGGCGGCGGTGGCCACCTCGTCCACCGAACGGTTGTGCCCCAGGTGCACCACCTCGGCGCCTTGGGACTGCAGGATCCGGCGCATGATGTTGATCGAGGCGTCGTGGCCGTCGAACAGGCTCGAGGCCGTGACGAACCGGACCGGGTTCTTCGGACGGTACAGATCGCTGCCGCTCATCCCACCAAAATACTCGGACTTCCTACTATCGGATAGCCAAACTGCAGTGACCGGGATCTCATCGAGCCTTGACACGGACGGCTCGCCCGCGGTGAGGCCACCGTGAGCGAGCTGGCCGCACCGTTCGAAGTGAGCCTGCAGGCGGTGTCGAAACACCTGAAGGTGCTGGAGCAAGCCGGGCTGATCAGCCGCGGACGGACCCGGCAATGGCGCCCGTGCCGGCTCGAACCCGCGCCGCTCGCCGGGATCGCCGGCTGGGTGGCCGAGTACCGGCGGTTCTGGGAGGACAGGTTCGACCGAGTTCCAGGCCTCCGAGGTGGCCACTGACCCCCGCCCCGGCGGCGGGTGGCGAGCCCGGATCCGCAGCGCGGAGTACGGCGTCGACCGCCGGATGGGCGGGGTCTACCGCGAGGTGCGCCCGCCCTCGCGGCTGGTGTTCACCTACCGCTGGGAGGAGCCGGACGACGAGGTGGGCGAGACCGTCGTGACGATCACCTTCGCCGACGCCGACGGCAAGACCGAGATGACCTTCCACCAGGGAAGGTTCCCCGACGAGACGGAGCGCGAAGGCCACCGGTACGGCTGGATGTCGGCCTTCGAGGACCTGGCGGCGGCGCTGGACGCGCCCGGCGACAGTCCCCGTTCACGCTGAACGGCGCCGGGCCACGGGGAAAGTGACCCGGCGCGACGCGGGATCAGTGGGCGTTCGCGTTGCTGCCGGCGTTGGCCGCCCGCAGCGCGATCCACTGCCGCATGGCGTACTCGACCAGCGTGATCAGCGTCTGTTTCGTCGACTCGCGTTCCCGGGCGTCGCACCGGACGATCGGGATGCTCGGGTCGATCGACAGCGCCTCGCGCACGTCGTTGATGTCGTGCTCGAGGACCCCGTCGAAGGTGTTGACGCCGACGATGTAGGGCAGCCCGCGGTCCTCGAAGAAGTCGATCGGCGCGAACGAGTCCGCCAGGCGGCGGGTGTCGGCCAGTACGACCGCACCGATCGCCCCGCGCACCAAGTCGTCCCACATGAACCAGAACCGCTGCTGGCCCGGGGTGCCGAACAGGTACAGGATCAGGTCCGCGTCGAGCGATACGCGGCCGAAGTCCATGGCGACCGTGGTGGTCGTCTTGTTCGGGGTCTGGTCGAGGTTGTCGATGCCGCGGCTCGCGTCGGTCATCATCGCCTCGGTGGTGAGCGGAACGATCTCCGACACCGAGCCCACGAACGTCGTCTTCCCCGCGCCGAAGCCGCCCGCGACCACGATCTTGGCCGATGTCATGGTCGGGGGTGCGGTTTCCCGCGGTGCCTTAAAGCCGACGGAGTCCACTCAAAACCCTTTCCATCAACATCAAGTGTGCTTCGGCGCCGTCCTGGCCCGAGATCGTCCGGTGCACGGTGACCAGGCCCGCGTCGGCGGCGTCGCTGATCAGCACTCTGGCCACCCCCAGCGGCACCCGCAGTGCCGCGGCGATCTCGGCCACCGAACGCGGTGTCCGGCACTCTTCCATGATCGAGACGCTCTCGATCTGCTCCGCGGCCGCCTCGGGGAAGCCCCCCGCGGCGACGTGGTCCTTCGTGGAGATCAGGGTCTCCAGTTCGAGCGCGTAGTTCGCCCGGGTGCGCCCGCCGGTGAGAGCGTACGGGCGCACGATCGACGTCTCCTCGTCCGGGTCCACGCGGTCGACGCGGTCCATGCGGTCCGGCCGGGTGAACGCGGTGGGCACGGAGAACTCGCCGCTCGGCGGTCCGGGATCGAAGAGCCCACCTGGTCTGGGGCCGTCGGAGTCCGTACTGCCCGGTGGAGAGACGAGAGAGGTCACACCATCTCCTAGGTCGGCAGGCGGCGGTGCCGCCTGCGGTTCCGCCGCCGCATGCGCTGCGGGGGCGGGCGGCTCGGGGGGCTGGGTTTCCTTGCCGGTCTTCTTCCGCTTCTTGCGTGAGCGGCCCGAATCGAGGCTGAAGCCGTTGAAGACGTCGGCGATCGTGCCGTCGTCGTCGGCGTCGCGAGCCTCCCCGCGCGGGGGCTCGCCGCCGTCTGGAGGCTCGTCGCCGAACAGTCCGGACCCCTGGCTCATCGCGCCATCATCCCACCGGTTCGCCGATCAGCGAGCCCCCGGCACCCTGCAGCTGCGCACGCAGCTCCGGGGTGAGGATCTGACCGACCCGGTCCACCAGCATGGTCATCTCGTAGGCCACCTGGCCGATGTCGCAGTTGGGTGCGGCGAGGATGGCCAGGCACGACCCGTCGCTGATGGACATCAGCACCATGATGCCGAGCTCCATCTCCACGACGGTCTCGCGTACAGTGCCCGCCTCGAAGCAGCGTGCGGCGCCCTGGGTCAGGCTGACCAGCCCGGAGGCCACGGCCGCGAGCTGGTCGGCCCGGTCGAGCGGCAGCCGGTTGGAGGCGGTGAGCAGCAGCCCGTCGGCCGACACCACGACCGCGTGCGCGACTCCGGGGACCCGCTCGGCGAAGTCGTTCACCAGCCAGCCGAACTGGTTCTGCTGCGGCTGGGCCGCATTCGGCGAGGTCATTCACCCTCCAGTGTTTCGTGGTTCTTCTCGGCGGCCTGCGCGGTGCGGTGGCGGCCGCGCTGGATACCCTGCTGGAAACTGCTCAGGCGGCCACGCACATCGTGCGCGTCGCGGGACGGACGGGGTCGCGCCGCCCCCGAAGGCGGCGGTGCACTACCCGGGAGAAGCTGCTCTCCCCGGCGGCGACGGGGCAATCCTGCCGAAGTGAACGAAGTGGGCGCGGACTGGGACACCGCTTCCACGGTCCGCCAGCCCTCATCCGACCCGAACGTCCACTCCGCGCCGCCCTTTCCTCCCCCGGCAGCCTCGAGCCCGGCCACCGCGGCAGGCACCTGCCCCGGATCGGCCGCGGGCGGCCCGGGCGGCAACTCGGACGCCCCCCGCCGCCGGCTCGGCAACGCCTCCGGCCGCTCCGGACGTCCACCGTCCACCCCGGGCCGGCCCGGCTGGGTGGCGGGCTGTCCGGCCGGGGTGGGCTGTCCGGCCGGGGTGGGCTGTCCGGCCGGGGTGGGCTGTCCGGCCGGGGTGGACGGCGTGGGCTGACCGGCCGGAGTGGACGGACCGCCTTGGCCGAGCTGCGTGGGCTGACCCGGTTGTGCGGGCTGACCCGGTTGCGTCGCCGGACCGGGCTGCGTCGGCTGGCCGGCCTGTGTGGCCGGACCGGCTTGCGTGGCCTGACCAGGCTGGGTGGGCTGTCCGGCCTCGGTGACCGGACCGGCCTGCGTGGGCGCTCCGGCAGCGTCCGGCTGGTCCGGACCACTTGCGTCCGCGATGGTCTGGTCCCGATCACTTGCGACCGGGGCGCCGGAAGCCGGGGCGCCGGCCGTGGGAGTGCTTGCGGCCGGGGCGTTCTCGGTAGATCCGGTCGCAGGCGCATCACTCGCAGCCGGGGCACTCTCGGCCGGGCTACCGGTGTCGGGCGCGGCCGTACCGGCGGCCCACCCGCTCGCACCGGACGTGGCGCTGGTGCCCGCGGACGACTGATCCGCCGGTTCCCGGCGCTCGGCACCGGAACCCGCCACACCAGCACCCGCTCCACGCTGTTCCACCGGATCCGGGCGCACAACACCGGTCTCGGCGACACCAGCACTCGACGCGGCCTGAACCGACGGCTTCGGGCCCTCGATGCCGGACCTGGCGGTCAGGCCGTTCGTCTCCGCGGACTGGGCGTCCGCCGGGGCGGGACGGCCGGAGTGCTCCGCGGACGGGTCGCGACGGTCTGCTTCGGCGGGCCTGCTGCCGTCCGCTGAGCCGGACTGGTCCGGACCAGTTGCCGGGTCGTCCGTGGCGGGGGTCTGACCCCGGTTTCCCATGAACGCGGCCGCGACCCGTGCACGTCCGGTGTCCGGTGGGGGGCTTCCCTCGCCGGCGGTCGGGCGGTGTCCCGCGTCCCCTTCGGAGGACGAACCGTCCTGAGCCGGCGTGAACGCGGACGGGAACCGTGGCGCATCGCCGGCGGGACCGGGCGAAGTGGCACCCGGAGTGCGCCGCGGCATCGCGGCGGGACGGTCCGGGCCGGCAACGCCATCCGGCCCGCCGACGGTGCCCGGGCGGGAAGCTTCCTCTCCGCCCGTAGTGGATCCGGCCGTAGCGGAACCGCCGGTGGTCGAATCAGGCGTGGCCGATCCCCGCTGCAGATCCTGCGCCGGCACGGAACCGGCGCGGTCCGGTTGCTCGCCCGACGCCCCAGATCCAGAATCAGCCTGACCGGCCCGCTCACCCTGCGACGAAGACCCAGCGCCCGCCTGTCCGGACTGCTCGCCCGGGACTGGCCCGGCGCTCGTCTGACCAGACCGCTCGGTCTGTGGGGTGAACACCGATCCGACCGGACCCGGCTGGCCGGCCGGGACGCCGAAGGCTGCCGGTCGCTGTTGCTCGTCCGGCGTGCCGGGTGCGAAGCCCGCCACCGGGTGGGCGGACTGCTCGCCCGGGCTGCCGCCGGAGTCACGGACGTGCTGGCGGCCCCGGTTCACTCCGCGCTGGAAGCTCGTCAGGCGGCCGCGGACGTCGGATGGGTCGCGGACGGGCAGTTCCCGCTCCTGGTCCGGTTCCGGCGCGATCGGTTCCGGGGTCGCGCTGCCGGGCAGCAGCTGCTCACCCTTGCGGCGCCGGGGCAGGCCCGCCTTCGTGAACGCGGTCGGCTCGGACTGGGTGACCGCCTGGACCGTGCGCCAGTTCTCATCGCTGGCGAAGTCCCAGTTGCGCTCGTCCTGCGCGGGCGTGGTGACCGGAGCATCCCCGGCCGCGGCCACCGGCTCCGCCGTCTCGTCCTCAGTGGACGGCGCCGGCGACCGGAACCAGGCCGACAGCATCTCGTCGAAGATCGGCGTGTTCTCGATCGTCGTCTCGGCCGCCGAGGGCGGCGGCACCTCCGGCACCTGCTGCGCCGCCTGGTTCCACCAGTCGCTCAGCGTGGTGCCGTTGGCCGCGGAGAACAGGTCCTTGCCCGAGGGCAGCTCGTCCCGCGGTGGTTCCCCGGACTCCTGCGACGGAGACGACGGAGACGATGCCGGCGGAGCCGGAGACGACGGCCCGGGCACGGGTTCCGGCCGCGGCGGCGGCACGTCCACGACCTGCGGCATCCGCGGCGCGGACGGCGGCGCCGGATCGTCCCGCGGGATCGGGCTGAACAACGCGGTCCCGGAGACCTCCAGATCCGACGGCGGGCGGACACCCTGCTCCGGGGGATAACCCGCGAGGTCGCTCGGCGAAGGCCAGCGCTGGTCGCCGGACGGCAGCATGCCCGGGCGCGGCGAGCCGTTGGCCGGACGCTGCCGGCGCGGCAGGCCACCGGGAGTCGACGGCGGCGCGGGAATGCTCGTGATCGGGCCGGTCTCGGTCATCGAACCGGTCATCACCAGCTCCGGCGGCACCACCACGGTGGCGCGCACCCCGACGATGTCCTTGCCACCGTGCAGTGAGACGCCGATGCGGTGCCGCCCGGCGAGCCGGCCGACGACGAACAGGCCCATCCGCCGCGACGTCGCGAGGTCGACCGAACCCGAGTCGGTGAGGCGGCCATTGGCCTCGAGGACCTCGTGCTCGTTCATGCCGATGCCCTTGTCGAGGATGTCGACGTTGAGGGAGCCGTCCTCGGCGAGCCGCGTCGCGACCGTCACCTGGGTCTCCGGCGCGGAGAACGCGGTCGCGTTGTCGAGCAGCTCCGCGACCAGCCGCTGCACGTCGCTCGCGGCGAACCCGACGATCTTCACCACCGGCGGGTGCTGCACGGAAACCCGTTGGTACTGTTCGATTTCCGAGACCGCGGCACGCAGCACGTCGTGCGCGGTCACCGGCTGCCCGGAACGGCGGCCCGGCTCGGCGCCGGAGAGCACCATCAGGTTCTCGTTGTTGCGCCGCATCCGGGTGGCGAGGTGGTCGAGCTGGAACAGCGTGGCCAGCTGGTCGGCGTCCTCCTCGTCGCGCTCCAGCCGCTCGATCAGCTGCAGCTGCCGCTGCACGAGGCTCTGGCTGCGCCGCGACAGGTTCACGAACACACTGCTGTACCCGGCACGCATCGCGGCCTGCTCGGTCGCGAGCCGCAGCGCCTGGCTGTGCACCTTCTCGAAGGCGCGCGCCACCTCACCGACCTCGTCGTGCACCTGCACCGGGACCGGCTCGACCTCGACGCTCTGCGCGCGGCCCTCCTGGATGTTGCGCACCGCGTCCGGCAGGTCCTTTTCGGCCACGTCGAGCGCGCTGCGCCGCAGTGTCTTCAGTGAACGCAGCAGCTGCCGGGTGATCACGAACACGACCGCGGCGGCCGCGGCGAGCGCGGCGAACAGCAGCACGGCGAGCAGGCCGGCACTGCTGCTGGCGTCCTCCACCAGCGCCGCGGACGCCGCGGTGAGGTCGGTGGCCATCCGGTTGCCGACCTCGTTCAGCTGTCCGGTGACGGCGTTCGCAGCGGCGTTCCACTCCTGTGCGGACAGCCCGCGGAGCGCGGCGTCACTCGAAGCGCCCTGCTGCCCGAGCACGGTGCCGACCATCCGCTTCAGGTCATAGGACGTGTCCGGCTTGAGTGTGCTGTCGAGGTCCTGCCGCTGGGGCGCGGTGGCCGCGGCGGTGAAGTCGGCGATGCGGTCGTCGTAGCGCAGCTGCGCGTCGCGTACGTTGCTCAGCTCTTGCGGAGTCAGCGAACCGTCGTCGATGCCGTAGGCCACGATCGCCTGCGTGACCGAGGTCTGTTCCTTCGCGGCTTCGAGATCGTGCAGTGCGCTCGGGGTGCTGCCGAGAGCGTCCGCGCTGGCGCCCGCCGCCACCGCGGTGTCCGCGCCGATCAGCGCCGCGGTCACCGCGTTGTAGTCGCTGACCGCCTCGGCCGCGTGCAGCAGCCCGGCGCCGACCTGCTGGCGGATCACGGCGATCTCGTTGACCTGCGCGGTCGCCGAGTTCACCGCGCCGGACACGCTGGAGCCGTCGGCACCCGCGCGGGTGGCCGCCTCGGTGAACGGGCCGATGGCGGCGTCGGTGGCGTCACGCGCGGACTTCAGCTCGGGTGTGACCCCCGAGGCGCCCGCGCTCAGCTGCGCGGCGGTCAGGGTGCGCTCACGTTGCAGCCCGTCGGTGAGCGCACGCAGCTGCGTGCTGAGCGCGACGAGCCGGTCGATCCGCTGGTAGTCGCTGGACCGCGACACCTGACCCACGATCGCGGTGATACCCAGTACCAGCGCGAGCACGATGGGGACCAGCGTGACGGCGGACAGCTTGACCGGCAGGCTCCAGTCCCGCCAGCGCATCGCCGCCCGCCAGCCGGACGACCCGCGCGGCCGCCGCGGCGGGCGGCCGAGCAGTTTCTCCACAGGCACTTGGCCTTCTCCTGCAACGGTCACGAAAGTGACTCCCTGTCCGGCGTCGTGGCTGCCCGCCGACGGCACCCGGCGCTACGGGTGCGGTCCACGGCGTTCCGCCGATCCGCGCGATCGACCGGCCCCAGGCCCGCACGTGCGGATCCGGCGCGGCACCGGAAGCCGGCCGGCTTCCCGGGACTCTGCACGTGCACGGCGCAACTTGCGTACTGCACGGCTGCGGTCGAGATCAACTTGACGGTGCCTTATCTATCGCTGCGGTCAGCTGGGCCAAAGAATCGTACACCAATCCGGCGGAACCTTATTGTCTTCCGCGGCGCGCGGCTGACCTGGGAAAATGGCCGGAACCGGCGGGAGTGCGCCGTGGAGTTTCCGGTCGCGGACGCGAAGAGGGAATTTCGGTTACCGCTTGCGCCGGACCGGACGGTCCTCCGGTCACCCGATCAGCCCACGGAGGGTAGCCGAAACCCGGACCAGGCCTACGCTGCGTGCCCCCATCGGGTGGATCAACCCCGAAGATGAACCCGATGTTGTGGAGATGCAGCGACTCGCCGCCCGACCCGGTGATTTCTTTCGGCCTGCCGGCTCCGTCCGGCAATCGTCCCCCGACGGTCCGCCGGCCTCCGGACGAGGCAGCCCGCGCTCACTACCCGGGGTCACTGCCGAGGCAGTCGGAGCAGCGTTCGCCCCGCCATTTGCCGCAACCGCTCCGCGGGGCGGCAACACCCCGTCACATCGCCACTCACTATTCCGAGTGATCGAACCGTGATCTTCCGGAAAACGTCCCGCACCGGTATTTTCCAGCCGAAATCGAATTCCCCGCGGGCCTCCCGGAACCGGCTTTTCCCCACTCTCGGGGCATCGTTAGTATGGCCGCCTCCCCGTCCGCAAGGGCGATCCGGGTGCCATCCGAACGAGGCCCGGTCCCGTCCGACCCCGACCACGGGCGCAAGTTGCCGGAGGCTCTCCCATGCACAACGTCGCGCGCACCCCCGCGCCGGCCACCCCGCTCGAGGAAACCGGCCGGATGCCGGCGCTGTTCGACCGCGACGGCAGCACGCCCACCGAACCCGAGGCGGCCCCGCAGGGACCGGACTACGACCTGATCCAGCGCAGCCCGGAGTTCCGCACGCTGCGCACGCGGTTCCGCCGCTTCGTGTTCCCGATGAGCGTGGCGTTCCTCCTCTGGTACCTGCTCTACGTGGTGCTGGCCGCGTACGCGACCGACTTCATGGCCACGCCGGTGTTCGGCCTGGTCAACGTCGGCATGCTGCTGGGTCTCGCACAGTTCGTGACCACCGCGCTCATCACCTGGCTCTACACCCGCTTCGCGGAGCGCCAGATCGACCCCCGCGTCGCCGAGCTGCGGGAACGGGCCGCCGTGACGGAAGGAAAGCCCCTGTGACCACCACCCTGGCCGCCGGCACGGAGGCGAACAACCCGGTGGTGAACATCGCGGTGTTCGCGGTGTTCGTCGCGATCACCCTGTTCGTCGTCTACCGCGCGGGCAACCGCCGTTCCTCCACCTCCGGCTACTACACCGCCGACAGCGCCTTCTCCGGACGGCAGAACGGCGTCGCGCTCTCCGGTGACTTCCTGTCCGCCGCCTCGTTCCTCGGCATCGCCGGCGCGATCGCGATGCACGGCTACGACGGCTTCCTCTACTCCATCGGCTTCCTCGTCGCCTGGCTCGTCGACCTGCTGCTGATCGCCGAACTGCTGCGCAACACCGGCCGGTTCACCATGGGCGACGTGCTGAGCTTCCGGATGCAGCAGCGTCCGGTGCGGGCCGCGTCGGCGACCTCGACGCTGGTCATCTCGTTCTTCTACATGCTCGCTCAGATGGCCGGCGCGGGCGGGCTGATCGCCCTGCTGCTGGACGTGCACTCGAAACTCGGCCAGAGCCTGGTGATCGTGGTGGTCGGCCTGGTGATGGTCTGCTACGTGCTGATCGGCGGCATGAAGGGCACCACCTGGGTGCAGATCATCAAGGCCAGCATCCTGCTCATCGCGAGTGCCCTGATCACGGTGTTCCTGCTCGGCAAGTTCGGCTTCAGCTTCTCGAACCTGCTCTCCGCGGCCACCGACCGCAGCCCGATGGGCAAGCAGCTGCTGGAGCCGGGCGGAGCCTACGGCAAGGACGGCACCACGAAACTCGACTTCGTCTCGCTGTCGCTCGCGCTGGTGCTGGGCATCGCCTCGCTGCCGCACGTGCTGATGCGTTTCTACACGGTGCCGAACGCTTCGGAGGCCCGCCGTTCGGTGGTGTGGGCGACGGTGTGCATGTTCGTCTTCTACCTGTGCACGCTGGTGATCGGCTTCGGCGCGGCCGCACTGGTCGGTTCGGATGAGATCAAGGCGGCGCCCGGCGGCGAGAACTCCGCGGCCCCGCTGCTGGCCCTGCACATCGGCGGGACGGTGCTGCTCGGCATCATCTCGGCGGTCGCGTTCGCGACCATCCTGGCCGTGGTGGCCGGCCTGACGATCACCGCGTCGGCCTCGTTCGCGCACGACGTGTACGCGAACATCTTCAAGAAGGGCAAGGCGGAGCCGCGCGACGAGGTGCGGGTGGCCCGGCTGACCGCGGTCGTGATCGGGGTGCTGGCCATCCTCGGCGGGATCCTGGCGAACGGCCAGAACGTGGCCTTCCTGGTCGCGCTCGCGCTCGCGGTGGCGGCCTCGGCGAACCTGTGCACCCTGCTGTACTCGCTGTTCTGGAAGCGGTTCAACACCACCGGAACGCTCTGGAGCATCTACGGCGGGCTCGGCGCGTGCGTGCTGCTGGTGCTCTTCTCCCCGGTCGTGTCGGGGGCGCCGGACGCGATCTTCCCGCACGTGGACTTCCACTGGTTCCCGCTGAAGAACCCGGGCCTGGTGTCGATCCCGTTCTCGTTCCTGTGCGGTGCGATCGGCACGTTCGCCGGCCGCTCGAAGGCGGACCCGGCAAAGCACGCGGAGATGGAGGTCCGCTCGCTGACCGGCATCGGCTCCGACACCTGAGCACACGCGCGGCCTCGGCTGTCATCCCCCGGCCGAGGCCGCCGCGGTGTGCGGTGTGGTGCTGCCGGAGCGTCTCAGAAGATGTCCCGGCCTGCCGGGACTCGGTGCGACACCCGGCGTTCGACCAGGAACGACACGAACGGAATGCATCCGGCCAGCAGGACCAGCACGGTGCTCTTGATCGACCAGCGGGTCTTGATCGCCAGGTCGATGGTGAGGACCAGGTAGATCATGTACAGCACGCCGTGGATCGGCGAGTACACCGCGGCCGGGGTCGCGTTGTCGAAGCCGTACTCGATGACGAGGGTCACGCAGAGCGCGAGCAGGCCGAGGCCGGTCACGTAGGCGGCGACGCGGAACCGGGTCAGCGCACCGGTCACCTTCGCGGAGCGGGCCGGGGCGGCGCCTTCGGTGCTGGTCGTCATGGGAGCGTCCTCATTTCCGCGGGCGTTCAGGACTGCTGGTCGCGAGCGTGGAGCTCGCGCAGGTAACGGTTGTAGGCGGCGAGTTCGTCGTCCTCGTCGGCCGGCGGCGGGGTCGCGCGCCGCGGGGCGGGAACGGTCACCGCGGCCGGCGCGGGAACGCCGGCGTCGGCCGGTTCGGCCTCTTCCTGCGCGCGCAGCTTCCGGATGCGCCAGAACATGAACGCCGGGAACAGCCCGAACAGCGGCCACTGCAACACGTATCCGAGGTTCTGGAAGGTGCCGCTGGCGGACATGAACCGGTCCCACTGCCACCAGGCCAGCCCGCAGCACAGCGCAAGACTCACCACACACGTGGCGGCGATCGCGAGCCGCCGCCCGAGCGGGGACGCGGCCGGGCCGGGTTCTGCTGACACGGCTTCGACGCTAGCACTGGCCGCTCTCCCGTTCCCTGAGAGGCGGCTCAGCTGTGACGCACCACCGTCAGCCGGCCCGGACCCGCTGCGCGGACTTCGCGTAGCCGTCGGCCAGGCCGAAGACCTTCTGTGCGTACTCGGTCGAGTTGTTGTACGACAGGATGCCCGACCACCAGCCGGACGGGCCGGCCATGTCGCGCCCGCCCGCGCACAGGTACCGCGCCGCGGCCAGCGCCGCGTCGTCGATCTGCTGCGGGTCGCCCATCCCGTCGCCGCTGCCGTCGGACGCCCACTTCGCCCAGGTGCTCGGGATGAACTGCATCGGGCCGACCGCCCGGTCG carries:
- the icmF gene encoding fused isobutyryl-CoA mutase/GTPase IcmF; protein product: MSGSDLYRPKNPVRFVTASSLFDGHDASINIMRRILQSQGAEVVHLGHNRSVDEVATAAIAEDVQGVAISAYQGGHVEYFSYLVELLNERGAGHIKVFGGGGGVIVREEIELLHSRGVARIFSPEDGYEMGLPGMINSMIEACDSDLSTQPPASVDKLLSGEVPALARVITQLQRENLPADWRAAITEAAEQRPVPVLGITGTGGSGKSSLTDELIRRFRLDQEDKLRIAVLAVDPSRRKGGGALLGDRIRMNCLDGSPVYFRSLATRTTAGEIPAGLQESVLACKAAGYDLVIVETPGIGQGDAGIVDHVDESLYVMTPEFGAASQLEKIDMLDFADVVAINKFERRGAEDARRDVARQLVRNREAFGSAPEDMPVYGTSAAKFNDDGVTALYQHLRDVLAERGLSVSAGVLPAVSGKVSTDASTVIPGNRARYLAEIADTVRDYHTQTGKQVAALRKREHLAEARTALSEVDASTDALDGLLAAAESDVDGESTKLLERFHALAEEYRGEELVVKVRDRELRTQLWRDTLSGNRIPRVALPRYTETGELLSFLRRENLPGYFPYTAGVFPFKREGEDPARMFAGEGDPFRTNRRFKLLSSDSEAKRLSTAFDSVTLYGHDPATRPDIYGKVGTSGVSIASLDDMKVLYDGFDLTAPSTSVSMTINGPAPTILAFFLNTAIDQKLAEFRAEHDREPDEAEAGELREWALKNVRGTVQADILKEDQGQNTCIFSTEFSLRMMADIQEWFIEHGVRNFYSVSISGYHIAEAGANPISQLAFTLANGFTYVESYLARGMSVDDFAPNLSFFFSNGMDAEYSVLGRVARRIWAVAMRERYGANDRSQKLKYHVQTSGRSLHAQEMSFNDIRTTLQALCALYDNANSLHTNAYDEAITTPSESSVRRAMAIQMIINKEWGLSKNENPLQGSFVIDELTDLVEEAVLTEFDRISERGGVLGAMETGYQRGKIQDESLLYERQKHDGSLPIVGVNTFRNPKAGEDEVEVELARATEDEKRSQLDRLADFQHRHREDAQQALKTLREAATRGGNLFDVLMDAARVCSLGQITEAFFEVGGQYRRNV
- a CDS encoding SRPBCC family protein, which codes for MATDPRPGGGWRARIRSAEYGVDRRMGGVYREVRPPSRLVFTYRWEEPDDEVGETVVTITFADADGKTEMTFHQGRFPDETEREGHRYGWMSAFEDLAAALDAPGDSPRSR
- a CDS encoding GTP-binding protein; this encodes MDSVGFKAPRETAPPTMTSAKIVVAGGFGAGKTTFVGSVSEIVPLTTEAMMTDASRGIDNLDQTPNKTTTTVAMDFGRVSLDADLILYLFGTPGQQRFWFMWDDLVRGAIGAVVLADTRRLADSFAPIDFFEDRGLPYIVGVNTFDGVLEHDINDVREALSIDPSIPIVRCDARERESTKQTLITLVEYAMRQWIALRAANAGSNANAH
- a CDS encoding DUF742 domain-containing protein — its product is MSQGSGLFGDEPPDGGEPPRGEARDADDDGTIADVFNGFSLDSGRSRKKRKKTGKETQPPEPPAPAAHAAAEPQAAPPPADLGDGVTSLVSPPGSTDSDGPRPGGLFDPGPPSGEFSVPTAFTRPDRMDRVDRVDPDEETSIVRPYALTGGRTRANYALELETLISTKDHVAAGGFPEAAAEQIESVSIMEECRTPRSVAEIAAALRVPLGVARVLISDAADAGLVTVHRTISGQDGAEAHLMLMERVLSGLRRL
- a CDS encoding roadblock/LC7 domain-containing protein → MTSPNAAQPQQNQFGWLVNDFAERVPGVAHAVVVSADGLLLTASNRLPLDRADQLAAVASGLVSLTQGAARCFEAGTVRETVVEMELGIMVLMSISDGSCLAILAAPNCDIGQVAYEMTMLVDRVGQILTPELRAQLQGAGGSLIGEPVG